TGTGAGGTTCATCAGTCCACTGGATGGAAGTTTTTCTTTGGATACCCTTCAAACACTGAATCTGATGAAACTACAGGAACCAAAACAATCAGATCTGTCCAAGTCTCTGATGAAGGAAAGTACTGGTGCAGAGCTGGAAGAGGAAACCCTCTGGCTTCCACAAAATACAGTAAACCAAAAACAGTGACAGTAAAGGGTAAGTATTTATACTCACTTTGTTCTGAGAAAACAATGACCTTTATTTCAAAATTCAATGAACAAGTGGTTATTTATTTACAGAAGATAAAAACTGTAATCTGATGACattgtttataaatatttgacatTATTTACAGTGTGAATTGTTTGTCATTGTACAGAAAGACCAACACCTCTGTTGTCTGTTGACCCTGCTGATCTTGTATTCAGAGGAGAAACTGTCAATCTCAAATGTGTCATCAATGGAGGAGGAGTCAGCAGCTGGCAGTACAGCTGGTATAAAAATGATTCAATCATCCAGCAGAATAAACTTCAGTATTACACAATCAGATCTGTTACTGAGTCTGACGCAGGTAAATACACCTGTAAAGGAACAGAGACCAGAGGATCACGATACTCACACATCAGTAATGCAGTTTCACTGACAGTATTAGGTGAGTCTGTTTATTATCATTCAAGTCAATTTCATTACgtaggaataattgacaacaggtctttaaattatgtaaggaataattgatgacgggccattgaattataagaaaataatgcacaccaaggtggcaatgcggcacgacgaatttcaaataattcaaaggaccggagtcaattattctgcttataccacggttaccacaaacattgctctggtgcccatttttaagacatttgaaaagataggtgtgcggtttacagaaaaataatcaacacccatagaacatttctcagccaatcagaatgcagcattcaacagacccgtggtataatttaAAGTAATGCACAGctcacccaaggtggtaatgcgacATGAAGTGGAAGGGTGCATtatcttcaaatatataaaaaaactggactcaattattctgcttgtaccacagttaccacaaacattgctttggTGGTTATCTTAAGACATTTGAGAAGTTGggtgtgcgttttacagaaaaataatcaacactcGTGGAACATTTCTTAACCAGTCAGAACAAatcattcaacagacccgtggtataagacAAACCTAAATTCAACCTGTAGTTTACCAGATTTTCTACCTGCCTTTGTGACAAATGTTGGCATGCacaaaaattgtgtttataCAGATAGACCTATAGTGAGTGTTGATCCTGACAAACAGCTGTTCAGAGGAGAAACTGTTACTCTGAGATGTGACATACAGGATACAGGAGACACTGAGTGGACATACAGCTGGACTGTAGAGAAGacaaataacagaaatataatcACACAATGCAACACACAAGAGTGTAAAATCAACAACATTCAACAGACTGACAGTGATAAATACACCTGTAGAGGAAAGATACGTGAAAGAAACACTGAGATGAGTGATGCTGTTACACTGACTGTATCATCAGGTGAGTTTATATGTTTGTTCATCATATTAGTGTGAAGAGATGAAGTGTAACATGTTATTCATGAGAGATTGATCACTTTCAGATAAACCACAGACAGTTTTAAGTGTTTCTCCACAGCAGTGGTTGACTGAAGGAGATTCAGTAACTCTGATGTGTGAGGTTAGTTCATCTACAGGCTGGACATTCAGCTGGTTCACTGTACAGAGTCTTTACTCAGGTAATATCTCATTCATCTCATAACAAATACATCAAATTATATTATTCAAAACATCTTAAGGGTTAAATTAGATTTTCAGTTTTTAATTATAAGAATGTGTATAACATTTTGACTCTACAGAGAATAAAGTTGATTATGAGCTGGTGTCAGTCAGCAGTAGAGGATCTAAAGGCATCTACACAGTGAGTTCAGTGACTGTGAAGCACACAGGAGTTTATATGTGCAGAGCAGAGAGAGGAGATCCAGTCTATCACACAGAGTACagtaacacacaaacactgtgGATCACTGGTGAGTTCATCACACACAACTAAACAACAACAATCTCTTACACTCTGTGTCTTatatcattcattcatttatttatttatctcttataaagatgattttctgtcattttcttcTCAGGTGTTTCTCCTTCAGTCTCTCTGATCATCAGACCCAACAGATCTCAACACTTCTCATCtgaatctctctctctgagcTGTGAGGATCACAATAACTCTACTGGATGGACAGTAAGAAGATACACAGAAGATAAACTGAAACCTTGTCCatcatcagactggagatctacAGGAACAACATCTACATGTACAATCAGATCTCTCAACATATCTGATACTGGAGTGTACTGGTGTCAGTCTGAATCTGGAGAGAAACTTCATCCTGTTAATATCGCAGTACACAGTGAGTATACATGGCAGtattaacatttatgcatttggcagaggcTTTTTGCATTACAAGTATGCCTTTTCTCTGTATGGGTGTTACCTGGgaccaaacttttttttttgtgctgctaacacaatgcagTACCACTAAATTACAGAAGTTATTGCTCAGCCTCATACTAAGACTTAATGCTGGTGTGGTTGCCGGGGTGTTGTTGTGTAATTGCTGAGTGTTTTAGAACATATTGCTGCAGTAAATTGTtacaaggattttttttctaAGGGTGTTGTTAGAGTAAAGAATACGTATATGGAGttctattttatttgttttatcatGTCAGATGTGACCATTTgatagaaatatctaaaaatcaatctgttatattttataatttataatcatCAGTAAATTCTTCTGTTGTGTAGATGTTGATGTGATTCTTGACAGTCCTGTTCATCCTGTGACTGAAGGAGATAATTTGACTCTACGCTGTTTATATCGAGATAAAAACTACTCTAACCTGACAGCTGAATTTTATAAAGATGGATCAGTGGTGCAGAATCAGACTACAGGAGACATGATGATCATCCCTACAGTCTCAAAGTCACATGAGGGTTTCTACTACTGTAAACATCCAGAGAGAGGAGAGTCTCCAAAGAGCTGGATCTCAGTCAGAGGTGAGAGTCTATAGAAATGATCTCAAGtgattttgtttgttgttgttgttcagATATACTGCATAATAACATGTGTTACTGTTTCAGGTGTTTATCAGATGTTTGGTCTCAAGATTTTCACCTTTCTGCTGACAGTTTGTCCATATCTGTTATCGACAGTCGTTCTGGTTTTCAAATACTGTAGACTGAGAGGTGAAACATCTGTCTGATTTAAAGGGTTATTATACAAATTAGTCTGTTTTGTCATTATCACTGAATGTGGCTGGATTATAGCTGGATAAATTAACATTGATGTCTGTATGATAGATGAGTTGTGTTGAATTTTTGTATCATCTTTCACTTTATTAGCGACGCTTCTTCTGTACAGATCCTTTGATTTAGATTTTTCTAATGTTTCTTCTTTATCTACTTAAAGTGAAccaatttcattgctaaaaaactttatttttgtgtatttagtataatacaatgtgttcacatggttaattgtaaaaaaacacataccatacaattttgtagctccagatatccctgctttcctcaaacgctctgattttgtacaaaactcattgatttgaaaagctctgtgtccctgattggtcagTATGTTGTGATTGACCTAAATACATCTGACGTCACCTTTTTAACATCTTTTTAGGGTTATTTTGCTTATTATTGTCTCCCTCAGCTTGCTCACATTGTCAGCCACTTTTTTGAAATTatatgcattaaaataaaaattgctACACAAAACTGAAATAAACCCGTTTCTCTCCTCCTCATTTTTCCTTTAGATACACATAATAGTCAAACTTAGAAGACAAAGTTTAGtcacttaattgaaatgtttCTGAAcctaataatcttttaatctAAAGGGTTgaatgtttaagatttttttggtagacaaaaatatatatccATCATTTAAAGTTCTTTTATGAGTTTGCCTCACTGACAATAAAGTGGGAATGCTGATATGCGTGTTTGGTGTGCTGTCACGGGGCGAGGGTTCCGAGCTTGGGAAATACCTCCTGAGTTCGGGAACGTTCGTCCCTTGACAGGGAAAGTAGCCATGGGCCTGGGGCGTGCCCTGACATTTCCCCCCAAAATAATTCTTATTACTGATAAATACTCTGATAATAAATAGACTTAAATTTCTATGCATTTATTGCACATTTCCATACAATTGAAAGTTGTACATATGGACATTCAGAATAGAAAGTTGtgaaccaaagaatcatacaaAAAGACTCAATTTACAACAAAATGTAGCCTACATTAGAGATTCCCTAAAAATTAGATGTCTTTTATAATaaccatagagattccctatgctaATCTTAGGTCAGCAGCTACAGTTAGTAGTACAGTTTTGTGTGTCTGATGCTGCGTGTGTTCAATTAGTCCTGTGATTTTGTTTTGTTCAGTTATCACTGCTTTGACCAAACACGTGTCACTTTCCTCCTTTTTTTCAACGTACTATCCGAtgaaagaaaattatttttaactGGCGGCAGGGCTAACACATCTTAAGTccggttgtttaaaaacataaCAGCACAAGTTTGATCTCAGGTATCATTCAATGTCTGTAGCACAAATGATGCAGGATGAGTTTTGATCTCAATACTGTGATCGGTTTGTTTATATTTCTATACCTTCCTATAAACAATAGTTATTTTCTCTTAAGTGTCACTGATAATTATGAACTGACAAGTTCATATATAGCAATACACATCAGTGTGGTCAGAGCTCTGATGGAGAAAAGTTCAGTGTGCTGTTCAGGTTTTTTTTCTGGTTGGTCTATAGTTTTCAGCTTCAAAAACTGAATAATAGtaatcaaatttaaaataacactGCATAGTCTTCACTGTGTAAgtcaaatattgttttattattacaaAAGCAAGAAAAGGGAATTTAAATTTACAAAAGTAAATTACATGCGTTCAGATTCACTTTTATACTCATCACAACTGAGATGCGGCTTTCTGGGCACGTGTGCACACAAAACTTCTCACACAATGCCAAGCATTCTCATTCGCATTAAATCGCATCATTTCGCACAAATGGTCCCGGGCGTCGTTCACAGTGTCAAAGGACCATCGTGTAGTTCTGACCCTTTCTGGGATTTTTATGCCAAATAATGATGTCTCTGCATGTGTAGTTGCTTATGACTCATTCGCGTCCATGAGTATATTGTTATACAAGTGTTGTGGACTCATTTGCCAGTTCAAGTTAAATTTATTGCAAAACCCATGTTTTAGAAGACTTGGTCAAGctactgtattttaaaataagaaacAACAAGgttttttaataactttaactaACAATTTTTATTACTCTCATTTACACCCATTAGCACACAAACTTCAAGTTTTCCCTTTACACACACTTCCAGATGAAATGATTCTTGTCTGTCAACCTTCATCCGGTAGTTTAGTCAGAACCTCCACACCATCACAAGTGATGACCACAGTGTGCTCAAATTGTGCCGATCTGAATTAAAACAAACAGGTGATCAACACAATATtgaatgttattttattaaattttacATATACAGTAATAGAAAGAAAGACTTTCAAAGCATGAAAGTAAGCCTTGACAAATTTTATgatatgtatatattatgtTAATTCTGACAGTACATAAAGACTGTATTATGCTTGCATTAAAagagcggtgaatcaaatactcaattttaacttgataattttgtcctataagaggtcatcatacttaaatgaacatcctgcaagtttcagaactgaaaatgtccgtgctactgaaatataacagtttttggcaccaagccagtatAACGACCATTATAACGTGGAATTCAAAAaaatatgacgtcaaagtagaattgaagcacCTCCCCATAGCCAAATACAAggaccacttttgtagcccctcccacagcttcgcgtgacacacgtgtgtctcaacaataagtaaacatgtctttaaagattggcaaatgtaaccaaaatgactttaaaaaaaaaaaattttgacaGACTTTTAATTTGACGCGGTGATATGAagtaaccatggaaacgcattttcagTTGTGGAAGAACGGTCTATGGGAAGAACACAGACGCTGGATAACAGAGGCTAAACATTAGGAATGtgtggataaagtttgcttttgaagaagttccagctcgcgtttgtttactttgtgtacatggattcatttgtaaagaagtcgatgctggatttgcagagagactgtgatcgaaaacaccactaatattggatctgacaaaaatgacacagtaGTATAATACACAGTAAGtgaaacattttactttatttaagttactgcgtttcactattgctttgttagaagagatcgcttgatatgtctgttgtaacatccgtgtctttgactgttttaatgtactaaaaacattaaacgattaataaacgTACAATACTTAACAACACGACTGTAATTTaacggtagaaatatacaaagttattaataaagaaaggatttatcagccgcagtttagattctgatgcacgcttactgtgttgtatacggtaatttaggcaagttggGTTTGAAATGTCAAACACCCAACAAAGCTTTtctatcatataactgtggtatgtaacgttacgtggatgtaagagcaacctcacaagcccaatagaaatatacaaagttattgataaagatttatcagccgcagtttagattctgatgcgcgcttactgtgttgtagacggtaatttagtcacgtcgatttttgtttctactttactatacgtattgtcatttatgtgtatcatctttagcacccagaatcttttgtggctcaaacatatttgtgtttggctgctatttttacacattaatgtttttaaaacatttgcccacatgtaatgacggggaatgaagctgtccaatcatagcagtgggcgtttaccAGGTCCAGGTCTTCCGTACGGCCCGCTACTTCAAACAAACCATTTCTCCAGACAGCctctaatccatgttacaaaatagcctattacttattccttttgatgtttttgaatgtaaaaaccacgcgaacatcataagtagacatcagacaacagtacaaaacaataaaatcgacaaattcaccggccctttaaaggaaaacatcaccgtTCCTCAATACTTTACTATGTTCCTACCTAAACTGAGATTAAAcaatacatacctatatttttcaatgcgtgcacttttaatctttgtacagcgcttctaaTTAGCATTCTGTTAGCATTTCCCCTcgccccattcattcttatggctccaaacaaaatgtttattttgtgccCCATACTTATTCGTGTAACTACTCaagtaacagtctttaaatagggagaacatggaagtgtttagtGGCTTCTAAATGCATCcgtgtttggagccataggaatgaatggcgccaggccaaatgccaacacactcACGACGGGCTGTACAAAGACTAAAAGTGCACGGATCGaaaaaaggtatgtattaattcgccTCAGTCGAggaaagaacatagtaaaatattgaaaaactgtggtgtttttcttCAAGTAATAAATTATTAAGTAGAGTATTGAAATGGCTGTGCTGATCTCTTGGAAAAGGAGTAAAAGAGCAAACTAAACAGACCTTTTATCATCCACAGATACAGCAGTCCACTTGTCACTTAAAATCCTAAATTCTGAGGAACCCTCCATAAGAATAGGTTCTGGAAAAATTTAATAGTTAAGCttgtattacatttttaaaatcgtaacttttaaagggcccatggcacaggacttttttaagatgtcaaataaatctttggtgtccccagagcacatatgtgaagttttagctcaaaataccatataaataatttattatagcatgttaaaattgccacttagtaggtgtgtgcaaaatgtgtcgttttgggtgtgtcctttaaaatgcacatgagcagatgaagtgcaaacactgatcacaacgatggtggtttgttgaaattgaaactcaattgttctgtgaattattttctctttgcattaaatggcagtgctgtggttggattaaggggttgtattattataataagagctccttatgacatcataagaagagccaaatttcaacgacctatttttcatgtgcttgtagagaatggtttaccaaaactaagttactgggttgatctttttcaaattttctaggaTGATAGcagcactagggacccaatcatagcacttaaacatggaaaaagtcagattttcatgacatggcccctttaacacaTCTCCCATCACTGTTAATTCTGTCATTTAAAATAGAAACAGTACACAAACAAACCTATAGTGAAGGACATGCCCTCTTCCATTTGTAGGTCGTTGTCATTGGCTGTCAAATAGATAAGGTGAGCATTgagttaaaaatgaaaaataaatcaaCTAATTGACTTGTCAAGTTTCAATACAAACAATCCATCCACAATTATGTTAACAGATTCAAAGTCTAACTGAGAAATGAGTCAAAAGATACACTCACCATGATGCCATATCTCTGGATGACCATGGAAATAAGTTCCTATCCCATGACCGATAAAATATGGACATACACAGAACCCATGTGAATTCGCTATATTGCTGTAATTCAGAAAgaggaaaaaattaagaaaatttaTGCTGGCACATGTATGAGAAATTGTTTGTTTTTGGATAACATAAAACCCACACGTATTATTTCTGGGGGTAGTGAGATTATGACAGAAAGCTGTTATGCAGTAAACCTGTAAAGCGAACAGTACCATGTGCAGGCAGAATGAGAGACGGCACAAATCCACACCTGATAGTGTTGCCAATGACGTTCAATGGCTGTCCTGGTCCACAGGCAGCAATGGCCTGATCTCTACACTGACGAGCCACATCTACTAACTTCCTCGCCTGTTCATCTACTGAACCAATCAAAAATGTTTCTGAGGTGTCACCATGGTAACCCTCTAGATAAACCTGCAGAATGCATAATCAAAATTTAAAATGCGTGaaaaattatttcttacttttaaatcaatataGAGATTTTATGCATGACGtacaagcatttaaaaaaagaagacTCACCGTGACATCTATATTGATGATATCGCCATCTTGCAATGGCCGACTAGAAAACAAAGCACAATATTGATAccaacaaataaatatatataaatcttCGATTGCAATAAAGCTTGTACATTACCTGTCTGGAATGCCATGGCATACCACATTATTTACAGAGGTACAGACTGACTTAGGAAAGCCCCCATATTGTAAAGGAGAGGGGTAGGCATTGTGACGGATTGTTTCATGATGGACAATAAAGTCTATTTCATCAGTCGTCATACCAACCTTTAAAAGAAACAATTTGGTGAATGCATCTGCAAACAACAATTCAAGGACATCTTACATCAAGCTTAGTCCATATTCAAAAAAACGATTTAGTGTATACCTTTAAACTCTTCCCTGCTAGCATCAGTATATGTCTGGCAAGCTGACATGCTCTTCTTAATCCTTGAATCTGCTCTTCATCTTTAATCTCTAAGTAATCTGGCCACTCAGGAACTTTGCTTGATGACACGTAATCTGGCTTCTGAATGTGCTGAGAGGAGAGTTATGATGGACAGGAAACGTCTggtataaatattattattcactaactttttatttttagtgcaACGTAATTAGGTTGCATATTACCTTAGGCACAGCATAAGAGGGACGCACAATGGCAGGCCGGACCACGCTCTGGGACCCTTTCGACTTCTTCCAGAAGAAGCCTCGGCGAGATGGGCATTGGACACCAGATGAACTTTTGTAGTAAGCTGGCAGCTGTCCTACTCTTTGTAGCAGCCTTGATCCACCTTAATACATAATGAAAATATTGTAAACAAGCAGATCTAACCCTAAGTAAATACATCTCAGCGAACTAATTCAGGTCCCAAGGAATATTTGTAATATCAAAAAGTTGCATTTCAGCAAGGTTGCCAAATATTTCCagttaaatgaaaatattatgttacaatCAGAACATGTCAAGGTTTAATCCATTCATATAGCTCATGAAATGattaaatataataatgctTTCACTCTGCGATGCTTAATTTAGAAGCTGAACCAGAAAATGCAGTTATCTGGGATCCACCACTACCAGGTTGAAACTCACATCAACAAAGACTATAGAGGACTATAGTTGGAAAAAAAAGAGTGATCAGGGTGATGGGGTCAAAAACAGTTGTGGGTCAACACAGGGTGGGTTAGCGGGTATGCAGTGCCAACAGTTTGGGAAGTAGAGAGGGATGTGGCCAAAGATGTGAATTGTACTTCATTTCCCTGTGCTTGTAGTTGACTTCTGATCCACTATGGTGCAGTTttatcatataaatatttgtacattttcagagccttgcaataaaaatgtttatgattTAAATTACATGTGTGAAAGGTGGTCCTTACTGGATATATTCATAGCGCTAttcataaactgtaaaaaaaagatggacaacgcctgttcgctctcttccattggtgaaaagtgaagccctCAGTGTCctgatacggcgctgacatcttgggtcttgagtgtgcgcagtagcgattttgggaccagtcctgcacagtagtgagcaggaagtaaggccgcgaaatcaaggcctcgctctcgcagaatgcacatatcacagctgtcaatcatgacgtgacaccaccggtttttcacttttcagggcttgtgcagCACGCTTGGTGCCATTAGTGTGTCTTAGATCAcccaaaagtgaaaaaaaaaacgtttgataaatgataataagcacacagctgatggaAACCATTAGGCTTGTTTGACGTCGTGCggtgctgcaagaaccgacagccagaTGACTTCAAAGTAGGCTACAGCGAGAACAAATCATACGAAGTGAAATTTCGTCTTGCTCTCGCggcactttgatgtcatccgcctgtcagttctagcggcgccgcatgaagtcgaacaagcctattgactttcatagttgGAAAAATGAACCTGTGTTCAACTCTGTGCTtactatattttatttaaaaattacatcatcatttatcacaacacttccaaagtatttatttttcctaatATGGTTTTAACCATTGATTATTTTGATCTTTTAAAAttgattttgtgtgtgtttgtgtgtgtgtgtattcattAGAAATAAGTTTAACAGGtccagaacaacatgagggtgatcaatttaagacagaattttcctttttttggtgaactattcctttaatatatgGTCATATTGGCCGTTACTCAGTCCGAAGGCTGCAGactgcggaggtcgcatatgtagtctgcatacgtcatcaatcctggtttatttaagttaactaagcATTGCAtccgcaagtcataagcatattacaacaatttacgattgacaaagaataatagtcaacttaataattgttaatattctaaaaCAAGACAGTCTTGACGAGGTATAGATGCGACCTCCGGAgtctgcagccttcggattgagaaacggccatagTAAACATATCCATGGCATAACAAAAATGAATAAGCGATTACTCAATATGCGATTAATAATAACCATGCACGAGCTATTAGGCTCTCGTATGCGTCACTACTAATACTGTCAGTCTGAATAATATTGTTCTATACGTTAGTTAAAGGTTAAATTTGCTTTCCTAACCTAAATCTCACCTGCTTTGTAAAAGCATTGGGTAGCACAGGGCGCCGCCATACTTTCCAGCTAGAAGAGTCACGTGCTTTGAGCTTTTCCAGAGTAGAGGGGCAGATTTGTGGCTAGAAGAGATACAGCAACGGTCAAAACCTCGCCAGAGAAGTGCTGTTTTTATCCTTATcatacccccaaacctaaccataaaaacaaaacatttatcgGGAattaggccgtagctgtatcctatcTCGTCAGAACCGCTGTTTTTAATCCTACTCGTACCCCAAACCTACCCCTAAACAcaacatctcgcgagattttgccgtagctgtatcccatctagtcAGAACCGTTTcgaactggccaagtcacgtgatttcagcaaacgaggcttcattacgtcataactgtgtaaaaaaatCCGATGTGTTACCACTAGGGGGGAGTTGACACAAAGTTAACCCGTTGACCAGTGTCTAGGTTAGGTTTTTATACCCAAAAATATATAtcggtgaaaaatatatttttgtaaactatTCCAAACtatatttcagcaaaaaaatgacaattttttgtatatttatatatttttgccgtatgccagtaaaataaaaaaaataaataagatgCCTTTTCAAATCCTTGGGCAGCTGTAAAACAATCTTCAATTTCCTCACAATGATTCATTCCACATCAACCCAAAACTGTTCAGAGTGCAATGCGtatattgaaaaataaatcaaaatttatttaattttctttcaccttgacaaaaacaacatgagtaGTCAATATTCAATTTAAACCATGTTTAACTGGATATAACCCGTGTATTAATTTAAAGGATATCAGATTTGGATCTTTCTCTTTTTGGATGAAAACTCGATATTTT
This window of the Misgurnus anguillicaudatus chromosome 19, ASM2758022v2, whole genome shotgun sequence genome carries:
- the LOC129420994 gene encoding methionine aminopeptidase 1D, mitochondrial isoform X2 — its product is MAAPCATQCFYKAGGSRLLQRVGQLPAYYKSSSGVQCPSRRGFFWKKSKGSQSVVRPAIVRPSYAVPKHIQKPDYVSSSKVPEWPDYLEIKDEEQIQGLRRACQLARHILMLAGKSLKVGMTTDEIDFIVHHETIRHNAYPSPLQYGGFPKSVCTSVNNVVCHGIPDSRPLQDGDIINIDVTVYLEGYHGDTSETFLIGSVDEQARKLVDVARQCRDQAIAACGPGQPLNVIGNTISNIANSHGFCVCPYFIGHGIGTYFHGHPEIWHHANDNDLQMEEGMSFTIEPILMEGSSEFRILSDKWTAVSVDDKRSAQFEHTVVITCDGVEVLTKLPDEG
- the LOC129420994 gene encoding methionine aminopeptidase 1D, mitochondrial isoform X1 codes for the protein MEESEQALSIFFLQFMNSAMNISSGSRLLQRVGQLPAYYKSSSGVQCPSRRGFFWKKSKGSQSVVRPAIVRPSYAVPKHIQKPDYVSSSKVPEWPDYLEIKDEEQIQGLRRACQLARHILMLAGKSLKVGMTTDEIDFIVHHETIRHNAYPSPLQYGGFPKSVCTSVNNVVCHGIPDSRPLQDGDIINIDVTVYLEGYHGDTSETFLIGSVDEQARKLVDVARQCRDQAIAACGPGQPLNVIGNTISNIANSHGFCVCPYFIGHGIGTYFHGHPEIWHHANDNDLQMEEGMSFTIEPILMEGSSEFRILSDKWTAVSVDDKRSAQFEHTVVITCDGVEVLTKLPDEG